The following proteins are co-located in the Vigna angularis cultivar LongXiaoDou No.4 chromosome 2, ASM1680809v1, whole genome shotgun sequence genome:
- the LOC108329209 gene encoding uncharacterized protein LOC108329209 isoform X3 yields the protein MSIDSSFTASEKYERVGPDYFGYYSSEIANLLSQDEDAFPVSDKISELHKSKYEEGRKKSLVNQGDNSSPLYTNGVGAGLSDFRKDRLKSLLRQSVNSLSSEVDEMVEPVFAAYHLQSRIKCKSDSLNCRVNAYDDLVQGPSKRIKVSSSSSSDLLLPQTSNVNLQCSTKISDDVQFLLKNDSVEVAEMVKKHSNELSKTLGYMEEKLEFLLDTIMLKCRSMTLAEKQQLQCLIQKLPARNLVRVVELLRRNTPAEKQSCDEVIVDLETEDNASLWRLYYYVEAVDKAKSLSCSIVD from the exons ATGTCAATTGATTCAAGTTTCACTGCATCTGAAAAATACGAAAGAGTAGGTCCTGATTACTTTGGGTATTACTCTTCTGAAATTGCAAATCTATTGTCGCAAGACGAGGATGCATTTCCTGTTTCTGACAAAATCTCCGAGTTacataaaagtaaatatgaagAGGGAAGAAAAAAGAGTTTAGTCAATCAGGGTGATAATTCTAGTCCGCTATATACTAATGGTGTTGGAGCTGGGCTTTCAGACTTTAGAAAGGACAGATTAAAATCCCTTCTCAGACAGAGTGTCAATTCTCTTTCATCTGAAGTTGATGAG ATGGTAGAGCCAGTTTTTGCGGCATATCATTTGCAATCCAGGATAAAATGTAAATCAGACTCCTTGAATTGTAGAGTGAATGCATATGATGATTTAGTGCAAGGTCCTAGTAAAAGGATAAAGGtgtcctcatcttcatcttcagaCCTGTTACTTCCACAAACTTCTAATGTCAATCTCCAATGCAGTACCAAG atTAGTGATGATGTTCAATTCCTACTAAAGAATGATAGTGTGGAGGTTGCGGAGATGGTGAAGAAACATTCCAATGAACTCTCTAAAACA CTAGGGTATATGGAAGAAAAACTTGAGTTCCTTCTGGATACTATAATGCTCAAGTGCAG GTCCATGACCCTTGCTGAGAAACAACAGCTACAGTGTTTAATTCAGAAGCTACCAGCAAGAAATCTTGTTCGTGTAGTGGAGTTACTTCGTCGAAATACGCCAGCAGAAAAACAAAGTTGTGATGAAGTAATTGTTGATCTCGAAACAGAG GATAATGCTTCACTCTGGAGACTGTATTACTATGTCGAAGCTGTTGACAAAGCCAAAAGTCTTTCTTGTAGCATAGTGGACTAG
- the LOC108329209 gene encoding uncharacterized protein LOC108329209 isoform X4: protein MSIDSSFTASEKYERVGPDYFGYYSSEIANLLSQDEDAFPVSDKISELHKSKYEEGRKKSLVNQGDNSSPLYTNGVGAGLSDFRKDRLKSLLRQSVNSLSSEVDEMVEPVFAAYHLQSRIKCKSDSLNCRVNAYDDLVQGPSKRIKVSSSSSSDLLLPQTSNVNLQCSTKLGYMEEKLEFLLDTIMLKCRSMTLAEKQQLQCLIQKLPARNLVRVVELLRRNTPAEKQSCDEVIVDLETEDNASLWRLYYYVEAVDKAKSLSCSIVD from the exons ATGTCAATTGATTCAAGTTTCACTGCATCTGAAAAATACGAAAGAGTAGGTCCTGATTACTTTGGGTATTACTCTTCTGAAATTGCAAATCTATTGTCGCAAGACGAGGATGCATTTCCTGTTTCTGACAAAATCTCCGAGTTacataaaagtaaatatgaagAGGGAAGAAAAAAGAGTTTAGTCAATCAGGGTGATAATTCTAGTCCGCTATATACTAATGGTGTTGGAGCTGGGCTTTCAGACTTTAGAAAGGACAGATTAAAATCCCTTCTCAGACAGAGTGTCAATTCTCTTTCATCTGAAGTTGATGAG ATGGTAGAGCCAGTTTTTGCGGCATATCATTTGCAATCCAGGATAAAATGTAAATCAGACTCCTTGAATTGTAGAGTGAATGCATATGATGATTTAGTGCAAGGTCCTAGTAAAAGGATAAAGGtgtcctcatcttcatcttcagaCCTGTTACTTCCACAAACTTCTAATGTCAATCTCCAATGCAGTACCAAG CTAGGGTATATGGAAGAAAAACTTGAGTTCCTTCTGGATACTATAATGCTCAAGTGCAG GTCCATGACCCTTGCTGAGAAACAACAGCTACAGTGTTTAATTCAGAAGCTACCAGCAAGAAATCTTGTTCGTGTAGTGGAGTTACTTCGTCGAAATACGCCAGCAGAAAAACAAAGTTGTGATGAAGTAATTGTTGATCTCGAAACAGAG GATAATGCTTCACTCTGGAGACTGTATTACTATGTCGAAGCTGTTGACAAAGCCAAAAGTCTTTCTTGTAGCATAGTGGACTAG
- the LOC108329209 gene encoding retrovirus-related Pol polyprotein from transposon TNT 1-94 isoform X2 yields the protein MRIISTLVPLHLHLLHVQDRSSKHMIGTGCESHGLYHLRPSPHVGVVMESPSLLHAQFGHPSLAKLQQLVPRLSTLSSLSCESCQLGKHTRSSFPRSVSQRASSPFSLVHSDIWGPSRVKSILGFQYFVTFIDDYSRCTWLFLMKNRSELFSIFQSFFNEIKTQFGVSIRNLRSDNGREYLSQQFKQFMASHGILHQTSCAYTPQQNGVAERKNRHLIETTRTLLIHGQVPSRFWGDAVLTACYLINRMPSSVLDNKIPHSILFPQDPLHPLPLRVFGSTCFVHDFSPGLDKLSPRSHKCVFLGFPRSQKSYKCFSPSLNRHFISADVTFDESSFYFSHLSSSSVPLPVTVDIPLICDPPGDAPPILSSPSLDSHSPQDHPSPPPLQVYSRCNCLPHDSLPVPPHVSPPAPATESDLPIALRKGP from the exons atgaggatcatcagcactctggttccactacatctgcatctgttgcacgtacag gaccggagttcgaaacacatgattggcacaggatgtgagtctcatggcctttatcatctccgcccttctccacatgttggcgtagtcatggagtcaccatcccttcttcatgctcagttcggtcatcctagtcttgccaaactacaacaacttgtcccgaggttgtccacattatcaagtttgtcgtgtgagtcttgtcagttagggaagcatactcgtagttcctttcctcgtagtgtctcacaacgggcgtcgtcccccttttcattggttcattctgacatttggggacctagtcgtgttaagtccattttaggttttcagtattttgttacctttattgatgactattccagatgtacttggttgtttttaatgaagaatcgttctgagttgttttctatttttcaatcttttttcaatgaaataaaaacacagtttggggtgtctattcgaaatttacgtagtgataatggccgtgaatacctttctcaacagtttaaacagtttatggcttctcatggcattcttcaccaaacctcatgtgcttatacccctcaacaaaatggggtggctgagcgtaagaatagacaccttattgaaacaactcgtacacttcttattcatggtcaagtaccctcacgtttttggggtgatgcagttctcacagcatgttatcttatcaaccgcatgccatcttccgtcctagataacaaaatccctcattctatcttatttcctcaagaccctctgcatccattacctcttcgagtttttgggtctacatgttttgttcatgattttagtcctggtcttgataagttatctcctaggtctcacaaatgtgtcttcttaggatttccacggtcacaaaagagctataagtgtttttccccttccctcaatcgtcattttatctctgctgatgtcacttttgatgagtcttctttttacttttcacatctatcttctagttctgtacctctccctgttactgttgatattcctcttatctgtgatcctcctggtgatgctccacccattttgtcttctccttctttagactctcattcaccacaggatcatccttcacctccaccccttcaggtttatagtcgctgtaattgtctccctcatgactcacttccggtgccgcctcatgtgtctcctccggctccagcaactgagtctgacttgcctattgccctacgtaaag GTCCATGA
- the LOC108329209 gene encoding retrovirus-related Pol polyprotein from transposon RE2 isoform X1, whose translation MADGSRVSSHGIGTVNIFPSISIDHVLYVPGSPFNLLSISRLTRTLNCVISFTKDSVWLQDRSSKHMIGTGCESHGLYHLRPSPHVGVVMESPSLLHAQFGHPSLAKLQQLVPRLSTLSSLSCESCQLGKHTRSSFPRSVSQRASSPFSLVHSDIWGPSRVKSILGFQYFVTFIDDYSRCTWLFLMKNRSELFSIFQSFFNEIKTQFGVSIRNLRSDNGREYLSQQFKQFMASHGILHQTSCAYTPQQNGVAERKNRHLIETTRTLLIHGQVPSRFWGDAVLTACYLINRMPSSVLDNKIPHSILFPQDPLHPLPLRVFGSTCFVHDFSPGLDKLSPRSHKCVFLGFPRSQKSYKCFSPSLNRHFISADVTFDESSFYFSHLSSSSVPLPVTVDIPLICDPPGDAPPILSSPSLDSHSPQDHPSPPPLQVYSRCNCLPHDSLPVPPHVSPPAPATESDLPIALRKGP comes from the exons atggctgatgggtctagagtctcatctcatggtattggtactgttaatatttttccatccatatccattgatcatgtactttatgtccctgggtctcccttcaacttattgtccattagtcgtttaactcgtactcttaattgtgttatttcctttactaaagattctgtttggttgcaggaccggagttcgaaacacatgattggcacaggatgtgagtctcatggcctttatcatctccgcccttctccacatgttggcgtagtcatggagtcaccatcccttcttcatgctcagttcggtcatcctagtcttgccaaactacaacaacttgtcccgaggttgtccacattatcaagtttgtcgtgtgagtcttgtcagttagggaagcatactcgtagttcctttcctcgtagtgtctcacaacgggcgtcgtcccccttttcattggttcattctgacatttggggacctagtcgtgttaagtccattttaggttttcagtattttgttacctttattgatgactattccagatgtacttggttgtttttaatgaagaatcgttctgagttgttttctatttttcaatcttttttcaatgaaataaaaacacagtttggggtgtctattcgaaatttacgtagtgataatggccgtgaatacctttctcaacagtttaaacagtttatggcttctcatggcattcttcaccaaacctcatgtgcttatacccctcaacaaaatggggtggctgagcgtaagaatagacaccttattgaaacaactcgtacacttcttattcatggtcaagtaccctcacgtttttggggtgatgcagttctcacagcatgttatcttatcaaccgcatgccatcttccgtcctagataacaaaatccctcattctatcttatttcctcaagaccctctgcatccattacctcttcgagtttttgggtctacatgttttgttcatgattttagtcctggtcttgataagttatctcctaggtctcacaaatgtgtcttcttaggatttccacggtcacaaaagagctataagtgtttttccccttccctcaatcgtcattttatctctgctgatgtcacttttgatgagtcttctttttacttttcacatctatcttctagttctgtacctctccctgttactgttgatattcctcttatctgtgatcctcctggtgatgctccacccattttgtcttctccttctttagactctcattcaccacaggatcatccttcacctccaccccttcaggtttatagtcgctgtaattgtctccctcatgactcacttccggtgccgcctcatgtgtctcctccggctccagcaactgagtctgacttgcctattgccctacgtaaag GTCCATGA